In Necator americanus strain Aroian chromosome IV, whole genome shotgun sequence, the following proteins share a genomic window:
- a CDS encoding hypothetical protein (NECATOR_CHRIV.G16122.T1): MWVMEWVLRKVYACPKDEILFVSSEDHSKPLSKKCSWMNALTLFKKPIGPRYPDGSINWQCPCMAGGSLVAHRCGHYFRRLYVCMSENEEKDVTIKCPEQFIDWASCMQNMSDERRMQMRAHLLENDENEKS, translated from the exons ATGTGGGTGATGGAATGGGTACTTCGCAAAGTATATGCTTGTCCGAAGGATGAAATATTGTTCGTATCTTCTGAAGACCATTCTAAGCCTCTTTCAAAGAAGTGTTCGTGGATGAACGCGTTGACTCTGTTCAAAAAACCTATAG GTCCGAGATACCCAGATGGTTCAATAAATTGGCAATGTCCCTGTATGGCGGGAGGCTCGCTTGTCGCACATAG ATGCGGTCACTACTTTCGTCGACTTTACGTTTGCATGTCTGAAAACGAGGAGAAAGACGTTACAATAAAGTGTCCGGAACAGTTCATAGACTGGGCTTCCTGCATGCAAAATATGAGTG aCGAACGACGAATGCAGATGAGAGCTCATTTGCTGGAGAATGATGAAAACGAAAAGTCTTAA
- a CDS encoding hypothetical protein (NECATOR_CHRIV.G16125.T2), with protein MEKLRSHDPFQHSTLAGEKSDVSVWKSSDLMICFSALHFFLASAELRAVYYCDVLRCAELSRAPNSSRTLKRMKTYHS; from the exons ATGGAAAAGCTCCGTTCTCATGATCCTTTCCAGCACAGTACATTAGCAG GTGAAAAGAGCGATGTCAGCGTATGGAAAAGCTCTGATCTCATGATATGTTTTAGTGCACTGCATTT CTTCCTTGCTTCTGCAGAACTAA GAGCTGTTTACTATTGTGATGTTCTCCGCTGTGCAGAACTAAGCAGGGCACCTAACTCTTCTCGGACGTTGAAACGGATGAAGACGTACCACTCTTAG
- a CDS encoding hypothetical protein (NECATOR_CHRIV.G16124.T2), with product MRRLFNEYFRYKSEQNEQIPKLGQHDMLHCAVNVEAVLSSYQKAVNHNDVVHCVGLYISLCIISHNKRNGIDICEWCETCIFTIKYLFFVGFFIAKSSTSLLSYLERIYHEGNDGR from the exons ATGAGGAGACTGTTTAACGAGTATTTTCGTTACAAAAGTGAGCAGAATGAGCAGATTCCAAAGCTGGGACAGCATGATATGCTTCACTGTGCAGTGAATGTGG AAGCTGTGTTATCATCATATCAGAAAGCTGTGAACCATAATGATGTAGTCCACTGCGTGGGATTAT ATATTTCGTTATGCATTATTTCacataataaaagaaatggaatcgACATATGTGAATGGTGCGAAACATGCATCTTTACAATAAAG tatttattttttgttggatttttcaTTGCAAAAAGCTCTACCTCTCTTTTATCTTACCTCGAGAGGATTTATCACGAAGGAAATGATGGACGTTAG
- a CDS encoding hypothetical protein (NECATOR_CHRIV.G16126.T1), which yields MVDGNRTSLMKRQQKEARQLVAAEIIIWDEISMTPKCALEAVDGLLRDITQNERPFGGKLFIIGGDFRQVLPIVEHGQREDFVDSCVTKSVLWPVFKIHRLQLNMRAREAELEWANFLLDIGNGNANDDEGRVQILEELRCQGSVVTEIFGETISAGDADLYERGILAHTNISVRQLNNEALERLCTCAPQDVRVYKSVDEALYHEGSSDELYPMEYLNTLEPTGMPPHELRLKKGAIVMLLRNIDVVNGLCNGTRLRIETLGRYDYQ from the coding sequence ATGGTTGACGGAAATCGCACATCTCTGATGAAACGGCAACAAAAAGAAGCACGACAACTTGTTGCCGCTGAAATTATCATCTGGGATGAGATTTCTATGACTCCGAAGTGCGCTCTTGAAGCCGTCGATGGTTTGCTGCGTGATATCACGCAGAACGAAAGGCCATTCGGCGGTAAATTATTCATCATAGGAGGCGATTTCCGACAAGTGTTGCCCATAGTAGAGCACGGACAGCGAGAAGACTTTGTGGATTCATGCGTGACAAAGTCTGTTCTATGGCCAGTTTTCAAGATTCACCGGCTTCAACTTAATATGAGAGCTCGAGAAGCTGAACTTGAATGGGCCAATTTCCTCCTGGACATAGGCAATGGCAATGCTAACGATGACGAAGGACGCGTTCAAATTTTGGAGGAATTACGGTGTCAAGGAAGTGTCGTTACGGAGATTTTCGGCGAGACTATTAGTGCAGGTGATGCGGACCTTTATGAACGGGGTATTTTGGCTCATACAAACATCAGTGTAAGGCAACTGAATAATGAAGCCTTAGAACGGCTATGCACATGCGCTCCACAAGATGTGCGTGTTTACAAAAGCGTCGACGAAGCATTGTATCACGAAGGAAGCTCAGATGAGTTGTACCCGATGGAGTATCTAAACACGTTAGAACCTACGGGAATGCCACCTCACGAGCTACGACTGAAGAAAGGTGCTATTGTCATGCTTCTCCGCAATATCGATGTCGTCAATGGTCTCTGCAACGGGACGCGACTAAGAATAGAGACCCTCGGGCGCTATGACTATCAATAA
- a CDS encoding hypothetical protein (NECATOR_CHRIV.G16125.T1), with product MEKLGSHDPFQHSTLAGFLFVLIELSVKKCHSTLRYFLKRALGEKSDVSVWKSSDLMICFSALHFFLASAELRAVYYCDVLRCAELSRAPNSSRTLKRMKTYHS from the exons ATGGAAAAACTCGGTTCTCATGATCCATTCCAGCACAGTACATTAGCAggttttctatttgttttgatAGAActttcagtgaaaaaatgCCACAGTACTCTTAGATACTTTCTGAAGCGTGCCCTAG GTGAAAAGAGCGATGTCAGCGTATGGAAAAGCTCTGATCTCATGATATGTTTTAGTGCACTGCATTT CTTCCTTGCTTCTGCAGAACTAA GAGCTGTTTACTATTGTGATGTTCTCCGCTGTGCAGAACTAAGCAGGGCACCTAACTCTTCTCGGACGTTGAAACGGATGAAGACGTACCACTCTTAG
- a CDS encoding hypothetical protein (NECATOR_CHRIV.G16124.T4), producing the protein MRRLFNEYFRYKSEQNEQIPKLGQHDMLHCAVNVEAVLSSYQKAVNHNDVVHCVGLYISLCIISHNKRNGIDICEWCETCIFTIKYLFFVGFFIAKSSTSLLSYLERIYHEGNDGPRHIFLCTIKYLEKHNAEARSHYIINSTGLRQIIKLRKMCSCYKIVIFAPDISNSQVIWNKRVAEELSRAGHDVTVVLVQSMEDAEKDVQFSSGVNVYPLNASSGVTRKAMEEFQQKMVYGDLPFWSIEGRKHMNLFMGMLLDSCNDNTEQAIHGMAK; encoded by the exons ATGAGGAGACTGTTTAACGAGTATTTTCGTTACAAAAGTGAGCAGAATGAGCAGATTCCAAAGCTGGGACAGCATGATATGCTTCACTGTGCAGTGAATGTGG AAGCTGTGTTATCATCATATCAGAAAGCTGTGAACCATAATGATGTAGTCCACTGCGTGGGATTAT ATATTTCGTTATGCATTATTTCacataataaaagaaatggaatcgACATATGTGAATGGTGCGAAACATGCATCTTTACAATAAAG tatttattttttgttggatttttcaTTGCAAAAAGCTCTACCTCTCTTTTATCTTACCTCGAGAGGATTTATCACGAAGGAAATGATGGAC CAAGACACATTTTTCTCTGCACCATTAA ATACTTGGAAAAGCATA ATGCCGAAGCGCGATCGCACTATATTATTAACTCTACGGGACTTA GGCAGATTATTAAGCTGAGGAAAA TGTGTTCTTGCTATAAAATAGTCATTTTCGCACCGGATATCTCGAATAGTCAG GTCATTTGGAACAAAAGAGTTGCTGAGGAGCTATCACGAGCAGGACATGACGTTACGGTCGTACTAGTACAATCTATGGAAGACGCCGAAAAAGATGTGCAGTTCTCTTCAGGAGTTAACG TTTATCCATTGAACGCATCATCAGGTGTTACCAGGAAAGCAATGGAggaatttcaacaaaaaatggtTTATGGA GATCTTCCTTTTTGGAGCATAGAGGGAAGAAAACACATGAATCTGTTCATGGGAATGTTGCTGGACAGTTGCAA TGACAATACAGAACAAGCAATTCATGGAATGGCTAAGTAG
- a CDS encoding hypothetical protein (NECATOR_CHRIV.G16123.T1), translated as MKQEGKHVIHFISHEELLKPLPSELKHLLDDRIYEPTSFHDDGRINEECPCLHSALAHRCGYLMREAIHCYNSSTMTPRGAECEEQFMKQALCVKQYGGEKE; from the exons AtgaaacaagaaggaaaacatGTCATACATTTCATTAGTCACGAAGAGCTTTTGAAACCGTTGCCAAGTGAATTGAAACATTTGTTGGATGACAGGATTTATGAACCAA CCTCTTTCCACGATGATGGTCGCATTAACGAGGAATGTCCTTGTCTTCATTCTGCTCTAGCTCATCGGTGTGGTTATCTGATGCGAGAGGCTATTCA CTGTTACAACTCATCCACAATGACTCCAAGAGGTGCCGAATGTGAGGAGCAGTTCATGAAGCAAGCGCTCTGTGTGAAGCAGTATGGAGGAGAAAAGGAGTGA
- a CDS encoding hypothetical protein (NECATOR_CHRIV.G16124.T1) → MEDAEKDVQFSSGVNVTIQNKQFMEWLSSQKFDLAFSHMYHTCPAGLIHAAKIPTWIWLNSGQLMDNVAHVIGVPTFPSYVPPLMMESSDEMDFIERTKSFIGHNIYNLVYPWMVPNKETQMFRDHWDPEFPDIMDLLRKCPLVMVNSNELYELPRPTLAKVVNIGGVGVQYKDAKPLQDEFKKIADTGKGMVIMSFGSVAQSELMPEYWKTALLNAFARFPDYEFIIRYASDDLKDRLPKNVHAYRWLPQADLLLHPSTKAFISHGGYNSLQESINSGVPLITVALFGDQFKNSKIAAKHGFAVNIKKTTLDESSIVAALKEILSNDRYSKNVKRLSSMVKRKPVNSTHLLVKWTEFLAEFQTLDNLAPAGNNLNFFQYFSLDVIGTLFLLTLVVTYLIFKLLASIIRCILSRSRKEKKE, encoded by the exons ATGGAAGACGCCGAAAAAGATGTGCAGTTCTCTTCAGGAGTTAACG TGACAATACAGAACAAGCAATTCATGGAATGGCTAAGTAGCCAGAAATTTGACTTAGCTTTCTCTCACATGTATCATACTTGTCCGGCTGGACTTATTCATGCAGCGAAAATACCCACATGGATTTGGTTGAACAG TGGCCAACTCATGGACAACGTCGCCCATGTCATCGGTGTACCAACCTTTCCTAGTTATGTTCCCC CGCTTATGATGGAAAGTAGCGACGAAATGGACTTCATTGAAAGGACAAAGAGTTTCATCGGGCACAATATTTACAACCTAGTGTATCCATG gatgGTGCCCAACAAAGAGACCCAAATGTTCAGGGATCATTGGGATCCAGAATTCCCAGATATAATGGACCTTTTACGAAAGTGTCCTTTG GTCATGGTGAACTCCAACGAACTTTACGAGCTTCCCAGACCGACTCTCGCTAAGGTTGTCAATATTGGAGGAGTGGGAGTACAATACAAAGATGCAAAGCCTTTGCAGGAC GAGTTCAAGAAAATAGCAGACACTGGAAAGGGAATGGTGATAATGTCATTCGGCTCCGTAGCACAATCTGAGTTGATGCCGGAATACTGGAAAACTGCACTCCTGAATGCTTTTGCTCGGTTTCCTGATTATGAGTTCATTATCAGATACGCCAGCGACGACTTGAAAG ATCGTCTTCCAAAGAACGTCCACGCTTATCGGTGGCTGCCTCAAGCTGATCTTCTCCTCCACCCTAGTACGAAAGCTTTTATTTCTCATGGAGGCTACAACAGCCTTCAG GAATCTATCAACTCTGGAGTGCCACTGATTACTGTGGCGTTGTTCGGGGACCAGTTCAAGAACTCAAAAATTGCAGCCAAACATGGATTCGCAGTGAACATCAAAAAGACAACACTAGACGAATCATCGATTGTCGCAGCTCTCAAAGAAATTCTCAGTAACGATAG ATATTCTAAGAACGTGAAGCGACTTTCATCGATGGTGAAGAGGAAACCAGTCAATTCAACTCACCTGCTCGTGAAATGGACCGAATTCCTGGCCGAGTTTCAAACACTCGACAATCTAGCTCCTGCAGGAAACAATCTTaacttttttcagtatttctcCCTGGATGTAATAGGAACACTATTTCTTCTTACTCTCGTAGTTacttatcttatttttaaattacttGCATCGATTATAAGGTGTATTCTAAgtagaagcagaaaagaaaagaaagaatag
- a CDS encoding hypothetical protein (NECATOR_CHRIV.G16120.T1): protein MDHPTAINITLEVPRIKNSSDITFNERFNLKHVQIQLIYSFHQSQPWLLPTSFRATKVGRDASFEVNSSVHKVEQLLCVESVFSRSFHSYGLSFFFQVAAGIIASGLISQCEEAAQMLADRLPNALLSLWISPRNFIKSTSAIMEAEYYRRPVEQLRNQDLLLFSRIPSELYLALNTFSQEYQA, encoded by the coding sequence ATGGATCATCCCACCGCAATAAATATAACATTGGAGGTCCCACGAATCAAAAACTCATCAGATATAACATTCAATGAACGATTTAACCTAAAGCATGTGCAAATTCAGCTTATTTACTCATTCCATCAATCACAACCTTGGTTACTTCCAACATCATTCCGTGCAACGAAGGTAGGCCGCGACGCGAGTTTCGAGGTCAACTCGTCCGTTCACAAAGTCGAACAGTTGCTTTGCGTTGAATCCGTGTTCTCTCGCTCATTCCACTCCTATggtctctctttctttttccaagtCGCTGCTGGGATTATTGCTTCGGGACTCATCAGCCAATGTGAAGAAGCAGCTCAAATGCTCGCGGATCGCTTGCCGAACGCCCTGCTTTCTCTttggatctctccacgaaactTCATTAAAAGTACATCGGCGATTATGGAGGCTGAATATTATAGACGACCTGTGGAGCAGTTAAGGAACCAGGACCTATTGCTTTTCTCCCGAATTCCATCTGAACTTTATCTCGCACTAAATACTTTCTCACAAGAGTACCAAGCTTAA
- a CDS encoding hypothetical protein (NECATOR_CHRIV.G16119.T2): MGKSTTERDPYGTVTLFSVTLPIPIAFAYLLSVLYNVTFFMQFFTTPYLLKSLGISDTENGYVQTLFGLLQMCGSPFFGYIVQRFGVRMSLFICYGSTMLSGVLLFFSNDLSTVFLSRIPCIFMHGQQGHQTLLSALTSPGKERTNAFGRMGLTFGLGFVITPIFCIIFTKLFSESAPIIASAVFCVLPFLVLECCLDRRSYEEHQSEVAIESETNMSITNVVRILNRPGVLNVMFKKNAPIVPMLLIFSIMHLYLLEEFKSDAQTGQLIQMMTGICIMCSNGFGVIWMRRRFSEQTLLFIGMIFFTISFVMFFFFYRLWMIIIIMPFISFGMSLVATVADSLLTALVAENEQGLVLGVATSFNSFVRVFAPTISGYMLETFGFSSFALIGSLSTAIGHLIIFMFPLNENLLRKRKTD, translated from the exons ATGGGTAAAAGCACGACAGAGCGAGATCCGTATGGGACAGTGACATTATTTTCCGTGACACTACCAATTCCTATTGCTTTTGCGTATTTGCTATCCGTGCTGTATAACGTCACTTTTTTCATGCAATTTTTCACTACTCCGTATCTATTGAAGTCACTCGGGATCTCCGACACGGAAAATG GTTATGTGCAGACCTTATTCGGTCTGTTGCAGATGTGTGGTAGCCCTTTTTTTGGCTACATTGTACAACGATTTGGAGTTCGCATGTCACTGTTCATCTGCTACGGCTCCACAATGCTTTCTGgcgttctcctctttttttctaat GATCTCTCAACGGTATTTCTGAGCCGAATTCCGTGTATTTTTATGCATGGGCAACAAGGACATCAGACTCTACTATCCGCCTTAACCTCACCTGGAAAAGAGCGAACGAATGCATTCGGGAGAATGGGGTTAACATTTG GCCTTGGATTCGTCATAACACCaatattttgcattattttcacaaaattgttCTCGGAAAGTGCCCCAATAATCGCCTCTGCTGTTTTTTGTGTCCTTCCATTTCTGGTTCTGGAATGTTGTTTGGATCGTCGCTCGTACGAAGAA CATCAGTCGGAGGTTGCTATCGAATCTGAAACCAACATGAGCATAACGAATGTGGTCCGTATTCTGAACCGACCGGGAGTGTTGAATGTTATGTTCAAGAAAAATGCTCCAATTGTGCCAATGCTTCTTATATTCTCTATCATGCAT TTGTACCTTTTGGAGGAATTCAAATCTGATGCACAGACAGGCCAGCTAATTCAAATGATGACGG GTATATGCATAATGTGCAGTAATGGTTTTGGAGTTATCTGGATGAGGAGAAGATTCTCCGAGCAAACTCTACTCTTCATAGGAATGATATTCTTT ACAATATCATTCGttatgttcttcttcttctatcgGCTATGGATGATCATAATTATCATGCCGTTCATCTCATTTGGAATGAGTCTTGTCGCAACCGTTGCTGACAGTCTTCTCACTGCGCTCGTGGCAGAGAATGAGCAG gGACTCGTGCTTGGCGTTGCAACCTCTTTTAACTCTTTTGTACGTGTTTTTGCACCAACGATCTCCGGATATATGCTTGAGACATTTGGATTTTCGTCGTTTGCTTTAATAGGCTCATTATCGACTGCGATCGGCcatttaattatatttatgtttccATTAAATGAGAACTTactcaggaaaagaaaaacggactga
- a CDS encoding hypothetical protein (NECATOR_CHRIV.G16121.T1) gives MSGGIYGGDEVSGVVFDAGSHSFRVGFAGEEYPKGDIPSYVALQEVEPDGDVEMKEAAEADANIKKKRNVFIGTTKIIVPRARTTVQNFMKDGMIEDWDIFENLLDYSYNEVLHSEAQYHPALFTESAWNDKAKRERLTELMFEKYNIPAFFLCKNAVLTAFANGRTSGLVVDSGATHTSAVPVYDGYAVTHAVVRSPIGGDVISEQLQYMLEEQNIEVVPTYKIGGKEEVNENEAPRWTKKKNLPEVTESYDKFMKKQILEDMAITILQLCDTPLDAEYAEKLPSAPYSFPNGFTKEFLAERIKVPEGLFDLKYLRNMPATQSTLLNVTQIATTAAGMCDIDIRPTLYSGLMVTGGNSLILGFTERLNHDLAHKCPPTIKLRVSAAPTPMERRFGAWIGGSILGSLGSFQQMWIAKSEYDETGRTIVENRCP, from the exons ATGAGCGGTGGCATCTACGGCGGAG ACGAAGTCAGCGGCGTAGTGTTCGATGCTGGTTCTCACAGTTTCCGCGTTGGTTTTGCTGGTGAAGAATACCCGAAG GGTGACATCCCGTCGTACGTAGCGCTGCAAGAAGTAGAACCCGATGGCGACGTGGAGATGAAGGAAGCTGCTGAGGCTGACGCTAATATTAAAAAGAAGCGGAATGTATTCATTGGTACTACGAAAATAATTGTCCCGAGGGCACGGACTactgttcaaaattttatgaaagaTGGAATGA TTGAGGATTGGGATATTTTCGAAAACCTCCTTGACTACTCATATAATGAAGTACTCCATAGTGAAGCTCAGTACCATCCGGCTTTGTTTACTGAAAGTGCA TGGAATGACAAGGCAAAGCGAGAACGCTTAACAGAACTGATGTTCGAGAAGTACAACATCCCTGCTTTTTTCCTGTGTAAAAACGCTGTGTTGACCGC TTTTGCGAATGGTCGAACAAGCGGTTTGGTAGTAGACAGTGGTGCAACACATACCTCAGCTGTTCCTGTATATGACGGATACGCGGTCACTCATG CCGTTGTGCGGTCTCCCATTGGAGGTGATGTTATATCCGAGCAGCTGCAGTACATGCTTGAAGAACAAAACATCGAGGTAGTGCCAACATACAAAATAGGCGGAAAG GAAGAGGTGAATGAAAACGAAGCGCCTCGTTGgactaagaagaaaaatctgccAGAAGTCACTGAAAGTTACGACAAGTTCATGAAGAAGCAG attttagaagACATGGCCATTACGATTCTACAACTTTGTGATACTCCTCTCGATGCTGAATATGCCGAAAAGTTGCCGTCCGCCCCTTACTCATTTCCTAATGGATTCACAAAG gAATTTCTTGCTGAGAGAATAAAAGTTCCAGAGGGTCTTTTCGATCTGAAATACCTTCGAAATATGCCAGCCACGCAATCAACGTTACTGAATGTCACACAAATAGCTACTACTGCGGCAGGCATGTGTGATATAGACATTCGGCCG acaTTGTACAGCGGTTTAATGGTTACGGGTGGGAACTCGTTAATTCTTGGTTTCACTGAGAGACTAAATCATGATCTGGCTCATAAATGTCCTCCA ACGATCAAGCTTCGTGTGTCTGCGGCGCCAACACCAATGGAAAGGCGGTTTGGAGCATGGATCGGTGGATCAATATTGGGATCGTTG GGATCATTCCAACAAATGTGGATAGCCAAGTCGGAGTATGATGAAACGGGTCGCACCATTGTTGAGAATCGATGTCCGTGA
- a CDS encoding hypothetical protein (NECATOR_CHRIV.G16124.T3), with protein MRRLFNEYFRYKSEQNEQIPKLGQHDMLHCAVNVEAVLSSYQKAVNHNDVVHCVGLYISLCIISHNKRNGIDICEWCETCIFTIKYLFFVGFFIAKSSTSLLSYLERIYHEGNDGPRHIFLCTIKYLEKHNAEARSHYIINSTGLRQIIKLRKMCSCYKIVIFAPDISNSQVIWNKRVAEELSRAGHDVTVVLVQSMEDAEKDVQFSSGVNVYPLNASSGVTRKAMEEFQQKMVYGDLPFWSIEGRKHMNLFMGMLLDSCKLTIQNKQFMEWLSSQKFDLAFSHMYHTCPAGLIHAAKIPTWIWLNSGQLMDNVAHVIGVPTFPSYVPPLMMESSDEMDFIERTKSFIGHNIYNLVYPWMVPNKETQMFRDHWDPEFPDIMDLLRKCPLVMVNSNELYELPRPTLAKVVNIGGVGVQYKDAKPLQDEFKKIADTGKGMVIMSFGSVAQSELMPEYWKTALLNAFARFPDYEFIIRYASDDLKDRLPKNVHAYRWLPQADLLLHPSTKAFISHGGYNSLQESINSGVPLITVALFGDQFKNSKIAAKHGFAVNIKKTTLDESSIVAALKEILSNDRYSKNVKRLSSMVKRKPVNSTHLLVKWTEFLAEFQTLDNLAPAGNNLNFFQYFSLDVIGTLFLLTLVVTYLIFKLLASIIRCILSRSRKEKKE; from the exons ATGAGGAGACTGTTTAACGAGTATTTTCGTTACAAAAGTGAGCAGAATGAGCAGATTCCAAAGCTGGGACAGCATGATATGCTTCACTGTGCAGTGAATGTGG AAGCTGTGTTATCATCATATCAGAAAGCTGTGAACCATAATGATGTAGTCCACTGCGTGGGATTAT ATATTTCGTTATGCATTATTTCacataataaaagaaatggaatcgACATATGTGAATGGTGCGAAACATGCATCTTTACAATAAAG tatttattttttgttggatttttcaTTGCAAAAAGCTCTACCTCTCTTTTATCTTACCTCGAGAGGATTTATCACGAAGGAAATGATGGAC CAAGACACATTTTTCTCTGCACCATTAA ATACTTGGAAAAGCATA ATGCCGAAGCGCGATCGCACTATATTATTAACTCTACGGGACTTA GGCAGATTATTAAGCTGAGGAAAA TGTGTTCTTGCTATAAAATAGTCATTTTCGCACCGGATATCTCGAATAGTCAG GTCATTTGGAACAAAAGAGTTGCTGAGGAGCTATCACGAGCAGGACATGACGTTACGGTCGTACTAGTACAATCTATGGAAGACGCCGAAAAAGATGTGCAGTTCTCTTCAGGAGTTAACG TTTATCCATTGAACGCATCATCAGGTGTTACCAGGAAAGCAATGGAggaatttcaacaaaaaatggtTTATGGA GATCTTCCTTTTTGGAGCATAGAGGGAAGAAAACACATGAATCTGTTCATGGGAATGTTGCTGGACAGTTGCAAGT TGACAATACAGAACAAGCAATTCATGGAATGGCTAAGTAGCCAGAAATTTGACTTAGCTTTCTCTCACATGTATCATACTTGTCCGGCTGGACTTATTCATGCAGCGAAAATACCCACATGGATTTGGTTGAACAG TGGCCAACTCATGGACAACGTCGCCCATGTCATCGGTGTACCAACCTTTCCTAGTTATGTTCCCC CGCTTATGATGGAAAGTAGCGACGAAATGGACTTCATTGAAAGGACAAAGAGTTTCATCGGGCACAATATTTACAACCTAGTGTATCCATG gatgGTGCCCAACAAAGAGACCCAAATGTTCAGGGATCATTGGGATCCAGAATTCCCAGATATAATGGACCTTTTACGAAAGTGTCCTTTG GTCATGGTGAACTCCAACGAACTTTACGAGCTTCCCAGACCGACTCTCGCTAAGGTTGTCAATATTGGAGGAGTGGGAGTACAATACAAAGATGCAAAGCCTTTGCAGGAC GAGTTCAAGAAAATAGCAGACACTGGAAAGGGAATGGTGATAATGTCATTCGGCTCCGTAGCACAATCTGAGTTGATGCCGGAATACTGGAAAACTGCACTCCTGAATGCTTTTGCTCGGTTTCCTGATTATGAGTTCATTATCAGATACGCCAGCGACGACTTGAAAG ATCGTCTTCCAAAGAACGTCCACGCTTATCGGTGGCTGCCTCAAGCTGATCTTCTCCTCCACCCTAGTACGAAAGCTTTTATTTCTCATGGAGGCTACAACAGCCTTCAG GAATCTATCAACTCTGGAGTGCCACTGATTACTGTGGCGTTGTTCGGGGACCAGTTCAAGAACTCAAAAATTGCAGCCAAACATGGATTCGCAGTGAACATCAAAAAGACAACACTAGACGAATCATCGATTGTCGCAGCTCTCAAAGAAATTCTCAGTAACGATAG ATATTCTAAGAACGTGAAGCGACTTTCATCGATGGTGAAGAGGAAACCAGTCAATTCAACTCACCTGCTCGTGAAATGGACCGAATTCCTGGCCGAGTTTCAAACACTCGACAATCTAGCTCCTGCAGGAAACAATCTTaacttttttcagtatttctcCCTGGATGTAATAGGAACACTATTTCTTCTTACTCTCGTAGTTacttatcttatttttaaattacttGCATCGATTATAAGGTGTATTCTAAgtagaagcagaaaagaaaagaaagaatag